A stretch of the Nicotiana tabacum cultivar K326 chromosome 6, ASM71507v2, whole genome shotgun sequence genome encodes the following:
- the LOC107828260 gene encoding uncharacterized protein LOC107828260 yields the protein MSSDPNTRKSDALCEFHQERGHIVEDCIALRLEVANLLHQGNLKELLSDKGMNTLARSRECLGPPKPPSPAHTISMIIGGSDEASINDIKFTPTHKLKRSITYKRYDGLEESIIFEESDTDGLTFPNNDALVISLRILDNDVKRSMVDDGSGACIIHPQVHVQMRLEDKIVPHCITLAGFNNAVEQTLEKITLSVLAGGVTLETTFHIMD from the coding sequence ATGAGTTCGGACCCAAACACAAGGAAATCTGATGCCCTCTGCGAGTTCCACCAAGAACGTGGACACATAGTAGAAGATTGCATCGCCCTGAGACTAGAGGTGGCAAACTTACTGCATCAAGGGAACCTCAAAGAACTACTTAGCGACAAAGGCATGAACACATTAGCAAGGAGTCGAGAATGTCTAGGCCCACCGAAGCCCCCTTCACCAGCTCATACCATTAGTATGATTATTGGTGGCAGCGACGAAGCCTCTATCAATGACATCAAATTCACCCCTACCCACAAGCTCAAAAGATCGATCACTTACAAACGGTATGAcggactcgaagaaagtatcatctttgaAGAGTCAGACACCGACGGTTTGACTTTCCCTAATAATGATGCACTTGTCATTAGTTTACGAATATTAGATAATGATGTTAAAAGAAGTATGGTAGACGACGGAAGTGGAGCGTGCATTATCCATCCACAAGTCCACGTACAGAtgagactcgaggataagatagtgccaCATTGTATTACACTAGctggttttaataatgcagttgaaCAGACTTTGGAAAAAATCACACTCTCTGTTCTCGCCGGCGGAGTAACTCTAGAGACAACGTTCCATATCATGGACTAG
- the LOC107828261 gene encoding NADPH-dependent aldo-keto reductase, chloroplastic-like — protein MTSFQAILLKNGETLPIIGMGTYSVENDRETTEKAIKTALKMGYRHFDTAKIYGSEPAVGNALRRAIGEGVVEREDIHITSKLWSSDHNDPVSALHQTLQRLGMEYIDLYLVHWPVALKPWVDYPVPREEDFERLDMENTWSGMERCLEMGLCRSIGLSNFSSRKIEDLLDFACVTPAVNQVEMHPMWRQRKLRALCGDYGIHVSAYSPLGGPGNAWGTTAVVDHPIIQSIALKHNATPAQVALGWGLSQGSSVIVKSFNPRRMKENIGALDLTLDDWDLLEIEKMEERKIMRAEYLANDTTSPYKTIEELWDDEI, from the exons ATGACAAGTTTTCAGGCAATATTGTTAAAAAATGGCGAAACCCTGCCGATTATAGGTATGGGTACTTATTCCGTCGAAAACGATAGAGAAACAACAGAGAAAGCCATTAAAACGGCGCTCAAG ATGGGGTACAGGCATTTTGATACAGCAAAAATATACGGTTCCGAGCCGGCTGTGGGAAATGCATTAAGAAGAGCAATTGGTGAAGGAGTGGTGGAGAGGGAAGACATTCATATCACCTCTAAGCTATGGTCGAGTGATCACAATGATCCTGTTTCTGCACTTCACCAAACTTTACA GAGGCTAGGGATGGAATACATAGACTTGTATTTGGTGCATTGGCCAGTGGCTTTGAAGCCATGGGTTGATTATCCAGTTCCCAGAGAAGAAGATTTTGAGAGATTAGACATGGAAAACACTTGGTCCGGAATGGAGAGGTGCTTAGAGATGGGTTTGTGTAGGTCCATTGGCCTCAGCAATTTCTCGTCCAGAAAAATTGAAGACCTGCTGGACTTTGCTTGTGTCACTCCTGCTGTCAATCAG GTGGAAATGCATCCAATGTGGAGGCAAAGAAAGCTGAGGGCATTATGTGGAGACTATGGAATTCATGTAAGTGCATATTCACCTCTTGGAGGACCTGGAAATGCCTGGGGAACTACTGCTGTGGTTGATCATCCCATCATTCAATCTATTGCCCTCAAGCATAACGCAACTCCAGCTCAG GTTGCATTGGGATGGGGGTTGTCTCAAGGATCCAGCGTTATAGTGAAGAGCTTCAATCCGAGAAGAATGAAGGAGAACATTGGAGCCCTTGATTTGACATTGGACGACTGGGATTTACTTGAGATAGAGAAAATGGAGGAAAGGAAGATAATGAGGGCAGAGTATCTAGCCAATGATACTACAAGTCCATACAAGACCATTGAGGAACTTTGGGATGACGAGATATAA